Proteins encoded within one genomic window of Cucumis sativus cultivar 9930 chromosome 3, Cucumber_9930_V3, whole genome shotgun sequence:
- the LOC101207605 gene encoding inactive protein kinase SELMODRAFT_444075 has translation MFSKAFTFSKNIQDLASEMFPGQVEAALKEPPGNKTAPDRVIVAVKAERVISKSALAWALTHVVRPGDCITLLAVFSVEKTGRRFWNFHRWSGDCASAVQENLPDRVHEISESCSQMVLHFHNQVEVQVRIKVVTGTQGGSVASEAKLKGVNWVILDRKLKNEVKSCLEELSCNIVTMKGSQPKVLRLNLECWSEPQTPFFSANSSPVRKVQQNRMKQTTPLASRPEEEPGASFRKSSKEVSKLGTEAVSSIFLVYEQNPLYEGNLKGNHLPINETDDLSMSLSSSTQMEEKVLSLPPTYVASNQKCVYWISQNHNISEGKTLSKSKRRFLRFASTPKVPFSNPTSLEKSTTFEDMRLNQSERKDYIVDSNIRDAVSLGRASSAPPPLCSICQHKAPAFGKPPRQFSLKELEEATDRFSDMNFLAEGGFGIVHRGILRDGQVVAVKQLKCGGLQADADFSREVRVLSCAQHRNVVLLIGFCIEDTMRLLVYEYICNGSLDFHLHGNGSQLDWHSRQKIAIGAARGLRYLHEDCRVGCIVHRDMRPHNILLTHDFEPMVADFGLARWHSKWSTSVEEQVIGTSGYLAPEYINGGMVSHKVDVYAFGMVLLELISGKRSCELHRLEGKQFISDWFHPISALQIQHLLASSNHLIDPCMASEQSPDFYYQLHSMVRAASLCLCPDPESRPSMSKILRVLEGGDPVVPLGLDFDPVGCRSAHLDGLTSHNQIEARRSHTRTLSQ, from the exons ATGTTCTCAAAAGCCTTCACGTTTAGTAAAAACATTCAGGACTTGGCTTCTGAAATGTTCCCAGGCCAAGTTGAAGCTGCTTTGAAAGAGCCTCCTGGTAACAAAACGGCGCCGGATAGAGTTATCGTCGCTGTCAAGGCTGAGAGAGTGATTTCCAAATCTGCACTGGCTTGGGCTCTAACTCATGTCGTCCGTCCTGGTGACTGTATAACACTACTTGCCGTCTTCTCTGTCGAGAAAACTG GCAGAAGATTCTGGAATTTTCACAGATGGAGCGGGGATTGTGCGAGTGCTGTCCAAGAGAATCTGCCGGATCGAGTACACGAGATCTCCGAGTCTTGTTCTCAGATGGTGCTTCATTTCCACAATCAAGTTGAg GTTCAAGTGAGGATTAAAGTGGTCACGGGAACACAAGGAGGATCTGTCGCTTCTGAAGCAAAGTTAAAAGGAGTTAACTGGGTCATACTAGACAG GAAATTGAAGAACGAGGTAAAGAGTTGCCTGGAAGAACTTAGCTGCAATATTGTTACTATGAAAGGATCTCAACCGAAAGTTCTGAGACTTAACTTGGAGTGCTGGAGTGAACCTCAAACTCCCTTTTTTTCAGCTAATTCTTCTCCTGTTCGAAAAGTTCAACAAAATAGGATGAAGCAGACAACTCCATTAGCAAGCAGACCAGAAGAAGAACCCGGTGCCTCATTCAGGAAATCCTCAAAAGAAGTGTCAAAATTGGGTACTGAGGCGGTGTCTTCTATTTTCCTTGTATATGAGCAAAACCCGCTATATGAAGGAAACTTGAAAGGAAATCATTTGCCAATTAATGAGACTGACGATTTAAGCATGTCATTATCTTCATCCACccaaatggaagaaaaagttCTATCTCTACCTCCAACATATGTGGCCTCAAATCAAAAATGTGTCTATTGGATTTCTCAGAACCATAACATTTCGGAAGGAAAAACTTTATCCAAGTCCAAAAGAAGATTCCTTAGATTTGCATCAACTCCGAAGGTGCCATTCAGTAATCCTACAAGTCTTGAGAAGAGTACGACTTTTGAAGATATGAGGCTCAACCAATCTGAGAGAAAAGACTACATTGTGGACTCAAATATCAGGGATGCTGTCTCCTTAGGCAGAGCATCCTCTGCACCCCCTCCTCTGTGTTCAATATGTCAACACAAAGCACCAGCTTTCGGAAAACCTCCTAGACAGTTCTCACTCAAAGAGCTCGAAGAAGCAACCGACAGATTTTCGGATATGAACTTCTTAGCAGAAGGTGGTTTCGGAATTGTTCATAGAGGAATCTTGAGAGACGGCCAAGTTGTAGCCGTGAAGCAGTTGAAATGTGGAGGCTTACAAGCAGATGCTGATTTTTCTCGGGAAGTTCGAGTGTTGAGTTGTGCACAACACAGAAATGTTGTGTTGCTGATTGGATTTTGTATAGAGGACACAATGAGGTTATTGGTTTATGAGTACATATGCAATGGTTCGTTGGATTTCCATTTACATG GGAATGGAAGCCAGTTAGATTGGCATTCAAGGCAAAAAATAGCAATAGGAGCAGCGCGGGGTTTGCGTTATCTTCATGAAGATTGCAGAGTTGGGTGCATAGTGCATAGAGACATGAGACCTCACAATATCCTCCTAACACATGATTTTGAACCCATG GTTGCTGATTTCGGACTGGCGAGATGGCATTCTAAATGGTCTACCAGTGTTGAGGAGCAAGTCATTGGAACTTCCGG GTATCTAGCACCAGAGTACATCAATGGCGGTATGGTATCACATAAAGTGGACGTTTATGCATTTGGCATGGTTTTATTAGAGTTGATTAGTGGCAAAAGAAGCTGTGAGCTTCACCGTCTAGAGGGAAAACAATTCATATCAGACTGGTTCCACCCCATCTCTGCCTTGCAAATTCAACATTTACTAGCTAGTAGTAATCATTTAATAGATCCATGCATGGCATCTGAGCAATCCCCCGACTTCTATTATCAACTGCATTCTATGGTTCGTGCCGCTTCCTTGTGTCTATGTCCAGATCCTGAATCAAGACCCTCAATGTCAAAG ATTCTTCGAGTACTCGAAGGAGGAGATCCAGTTGTTCCTCTTGGTTTAGACTTCGACCCAGTCGGCTGCAGAAGTGCACACTTGGATGGTCTGACGTCTCACAACCAAATCGAAGCAAGAAGAAGCCATACTCGTACACTCTCACAATGA
- the LOC101212251 gene encoding protein JINGUBANG, protein MFGEGNSIPRAKYGGNMAHSDPNISSTLTEEDFAMRNSSASVGGQAFYDQSRMSGEGSPMTMSPWNQTSMFAKSPWSQVEENSGPQNGLIGSLVREEGHIYSLAASGELLYTGSDSKNIRVWKNLKEYAAFKSSSGLVKAIIISGEKIFTGHQDGKIRVWKVSQKNPSDHKRAGTLPTLKDIFKSSINPNNYVEGRGRRRALWIKHSDAVSCLSLTEDKLLLYSASWDRTLKVWRIADSKCLESLNVHDDAVNSVVASVEGLVFTGSADGTVKVWKREAKGKATKHTLLESLLKQECAVTALAVTAAGTVVYCGSSDGMVNFWERKGKLTHGGVLKGHKLTVLCLVAVGSMVFSGSADKTICVWRREGAVHTCLSVLTGHTGPVKCLAAEEDNESSKNGDRQWIVYSGSLDKSIKVWRVSEMAADRNAVAMMQQQFMNDSDSMPSDRSFSSSNRAISISKQP, encoded by the coding sequence atgtttGGAGAAGGCAACAGCATTCCTCGAGCCAAATACGGTGGCAACATGGCACATTCCGACCCCAACATTTCCTCCACCCTAACGGAAGAAGATTTTGCCATGAGAAACAGCAGCGCTTCTGTTGGTGGCCAAGCATTTTATGATCAGAGTCGTATGAGTGGCGAAGGCTCTCCCATGACAATGTCGCCATGGAATCAAACCTCCATGTTTGCTAAATCTCCATGGTCTCAAGTGGAAGAGAACAGCGGTCCACAAAATGGATTAATTGGCTCTCTTGTTCGTGAAGAAGGCCATATCTATTCCTTAGCTGCTTCAGGGGAGCTTCTTTACACTGGCTCCGACAGCAAGAACATTCGAGTTTGGAAGAATTTGAAGGAATATGCTGCATTTAAATCCAGCAGTGGGTTGGTGAAAGCCATTATCATCTCAGGCGAGAAGATTTTTACTGGACATCAAGATGGGAAAATCCGCGTCTGGAAGGTATCACAAAAGAACCCAAGTGACCATAAACGAGCTGGAACATTGCCAACATTGAAAGACATATTCAAAAGCTCAATCAATCCGAACAATTACGTTGAAGGACGAGGACGTCGAAGGGCTCTATGGATCAAACACTCTGATGCAGTGTCTTGTTTGAGCTTAACTGAAGACAAGCTGCTTTTATACTCTGCCTCATGGGATAGAACACTGAAGGTATGGAGAATTGCAGATTCAAAATGCTTGGAATCACTGAATGTGCACGATGATGCAGTGAATTCAGTTGTGGCAAGTGTGGAAGGGCTGGTGTTTACAGGGTCAGCAGATGGGACAGTGAAGGTGTGGAAAAGGGAAGCGAAAGGGAAGGCAACAAAGCACACTCTATTGGAGTCATTGTTGAAGCAAGAATGTGCAGTGACTGCGTTGGCAGTGACAGCAGCGGGAACCGTCGTGTATTGTGGGTCATCTGATGGGATGGTGAATTTCTgggaaagaaaagggaaattgaCACACGGTGGGGTTCTGAAAGGGCATAAGCTGACTGTGTTATGTTTAGTGGCAGTGGGGAGTATGGTGTTTAGTGGCTCAGCTGATAAGACTATATGTGTGTGGCGTAGAGAAGGGGCAGTCCATACATGTCTGTCAGTGCTGACCGGGCATACTGGGCCAGTTAAATGCTTGGCGGCGGAAGAAGATAATGAGTCGTCGAAGAATGGGGACAGGCAGTGGATAGTGTATAGTGGGAGCTTGGATAAGTCAATTAAGGTGTGGCGAGTATCTGAGATGGCGGCGGATAGGAATGCAGTGGCAATGATGCAACAACAATTTATGAATGATTCAGACTCAATGCCATCAGATAGAAGCTTCTCCTCTTCCAACAGAGCAATCAGCATAAGCAAACAACCGTGA
- the LOC101207359 gene encoding uncharacterized protein LOC101207359 yields the protein MHSQSFSPALTSPLLGLQDARSRFHPMQLGNPVSPRTPRVHLQFSSKWAVLKRKRWAFMCVADSNKSPQLELSGEENHAMYASRLNGVEPFHGKCGSVSFHGLTHQLVEESKLMSAPFREEKGSILWVLAPVAFISSLILPQVFLGGLIEAFFKNRILVETVSSLVFEVLFYVGVATFLLVTERVQRPYLQFSSKRWSLITGLRGYLSTTFFIAGFKVIAPLLAVFVTWPMIGLAALVAVFPFLVGCIVQLAFETLLDRCGSASWPLVPIIFEVYRLYQLTKASHFMESLMFELKGLPMTPDLLEKSGALFAMMTTFQILGVVCLWSLLTFLLRLFPSRPVAENY from the exons atGCACTCTCAATCCTTCTCTCCTGCCCTTACCTCCCCACTTCTCGGATTACAAGATGCCCGTTCTCGCTTTCATCCAATG CAACTGGGAAACCCAGTTTCGCCGAGGACACCACGAGTGCACCTTCAATTCTCATCCAAGT GGGCTGtgttgaagaggaagagatgGGCGTTCATGTGTGTGGCTGATTCTAACAAAAGCCCTCAGTTGGAATTATCTGGAGAGGAAAATCATGCTATGTATGCTAGTAGATTGAATGGAGTGGAGCCCTTTCATGGGAAATGTGGTTCTGTCTCATTTCATGGCCTGACTCACCAGTTGGTAGAAGAGAGTAAATTGATGTCAGCTCcttttagagaagaaaagggCTCTATCCTTTGGGTACTGGCTCCTGTTGCGTTCATCTCTTCTTTGATTCTTCCTCAAGTTTTCCTTGGCGGTCTAATTGAGGCTTTCTTCAAGAATAGGATTCTCGTAG AAACTGTGAGTTCATTGGTGTTTGAAGTCTTGTTTTACGTTGGAGTTGCTACATTCCTGCTCGTTACCGAACGTGTTCAAAGACCATACTTACAATTCAGCTCGAAGAGATGGAGCCTCATTACAGGCCTTAGAGGATACTTGTCAACAACTTTCTTCATCGCTGGCTTTAAGGTTATAGCTCCACTATTGGCTGTCTTTGTAACTTGGCCGATGATTGGGCTGGCTGCGCTTGTTGCAGTGTTCCCATTTCTGGTTGGTTGTATCGTTCAGTTAGCATTTGAAACCCTACTTGATAGGTGTGGCTCCGCTTCTTGGCCACTTGTTCCAATCATTTTTGAG GTATATAGACTTTACCAGTTGACGAAAGCTTCCCATTTTATGGAGAGCTTGATGTTCGAATTGAAAGGTCTTCCGATGACTCCAGACTTGTTGGAGAAAAGTGGAGCTCTTTTTGCTATGATGACAACCTTTCAAATCTTAGGGGTGGTATGTCTCTGGTCGCTACTGACTTTTCTTTTGAGGCTTTTTCCTTCCAGACCCGTGGCAGAGAATTACTAG
- the LOC101207115 gene encoding exocyst complex component SEC3A, whose protein sequence is MAKSSADDAELRRACEAAIEGTKQKVVMSIRVAKSRGIWGKSGMLGRQQMAKPRVLALSTKEKGPRTKAFLRVLKYSTGGVLEPAKLYKLKHLSKVEVIANDPSGCTFTLGFDNLRSQSVAPPQWTMRNIDDRNRLLLCILNICKDVLERLPKVVGIDVVEMALWAKENTPTVPTQRSHQDGPAVARVTESDLKVTVEKELVSQAEEEDMEALLGTYVMGIGEAEAFSERLKRELLALEAANVHAILESEPLIDEVLQGLEAATNCVDDMDEWLGIFNVKLRHMREDIESIETRNNKLEMQSVNNKALIEELDKLLERLRVPSEYAACLTGGSFDEARMIQNVEACEWLTGALRGLDVPNLDPTYANMRSVREKRAELEKLKSTFVRRASEFLRNYFASLVDFMISDKSYFSQRGQLKRPDHADLRYKCRTYARLLQHLKSLDKNCLGLLRKAYCSSLNLLLRREAREFANELRASTKASRNPTVWLEASSGSGQNVNAADTSTVSEAYGKMLTIFIPLLVDESSFFAHFMCFEVPALVPPGGVNGGKAGYDDDDDDLGIMDIDDNDSKSGKNSAELAALNESLQDLLDGIQEDFYAVVDWAYKIDPLRCISMHGITERYLSGQKADAAGFVRLLLGDLESRISMQFNRFVDEACHQIERNERNVKQMGVLSYIPRFATLATRMEQYIQGQSRDLVDQAYTKFVSIMFVTLEKIAQTDPKYADIFLLENYAAFQNSLYDLANVVPTLAKFYHQASEAYEQACTRHISMIIYYQFERLFQFARRIEDLLYTIPPEEVPFQLGLSKMDLRKMLKSSLSGVDKSISAMYKKLQKNLTSEELLPSLWDKCKKEFLDKYDSFAQLVAKIYPTETFFSVTEMRDLLASM, encoded by the exons ATGGCGAAATCTAGTGCAGATGACGCCGAGCTGAGGCGAGCTTGTGAGGCTGCCATCGAAGGCACTAAACAGAAGGTTGTCATGTCCATTCGTGTTGCAAAGAGCCGAGGGATCTGGGGAAAATCCGGCATGTTAGGACGCCAACAAATGGCTAAACCTAGGGTTCTTGCTCTTTCCA caaaagaaaaaggtccACGAACAAAAGCTTTTCTACGAGTATTAAAATATTCCACAGGTGGAGTTCTAGAg CCTGCAAAGTTATATAAACTAAAGCATCTTTCGAAGGTGGAAGTTATAGCAAATGACCCCAGTGGATGTACATTTACATTG GGATTTGATAACCTAAGAAGTCAAAGTGTTGCCCCTCCCCAGTGGACTATGCGTAATATTGATGACAG GAACCGGCTTCTACTTTGTATCTTAAACATATGCAAAGATGTATTGGAACGACTTCCAAAAGTTGTTGGTATAGATGTTGTGGAGATGGCTCTTTGGGCAAAG GAAAATACACCTACAGTTCCTACCCAAAGGAGTCATCAGGATGGTCCTGCCGTGGCTAGAGTAACAGAGAGTGACCTTAAAGTCACGGTAGAAAAGGAACTTGTTTCTCAAGCTGAGGAAGAAGACATGGAGGCACTTCTGGGCAC TTATGTGATGGGTATTGGTGAAGCTGAGGCCTTTTCTGAAAGGTTGAAAAGAGAGCTCCTTGCTTTGGAGGCAGCAAATGTTCATGCTATTTTGGAAAGCGAACCTTTGATTGATGAA GTGCTGCAAGGGCTTGAGGCAGCAACAAATTGTGTTGATGACATGGACGAATGGTTGGGAATCTTCAAtgtgaaacttagacacatGAGAGAGGACATTGAATCg ATAGAGACTCGGAACAATAAGTTGGAGATGCAATCTGTGAATAATAAAGCACTCATAGAGGAGCTTGATAAACTCCTTGAACGGTTACGTGTCCCTTCTGAG TATGCAGCATGTTTGACTGGGGGATCATTTGATGAGGCACGCATGATTCAAAATGTAGAAGCCTGTGAGTGGTTAACTGGTGCTTTGCGCGGCCTTGACGTTCCCAATCTGGATCCTACATATGCAAACATGCGATCT GTTAGGGAGAAGCGTGCTGAACTTGAGAAGCTGAAAAGTACCTTTGTTAGAAGAGCTTCGGAGTTCTTAAGAAACTACTTTGCTAGTTTGGTGGATTTTATGATAAGTGACAAAAGTTACTTTTCTCAG AGGGGACAACTGAAGAGGCCCGATCATGCTGACCTGCGTTACAAATGCAGGACTTATGCTCGTCTTTTGCAACATTTAAAG AGTCTTGATAAGAATTGTTTGGGTCTGTTGAGAAAAGCCTATTGTAGCTCACTCAACTTGCTTCTTCGCAGGGAG gCTCGGGAATTTGCTAATGAGCTTCGTGCCAGCACCAAAGCATCAAGAAATCCAACTGTCTGGCTTGAAGCTTCCTCTGGATCCGGTCAGAATGTGAATGCAGCTGACACCTCTACTGTCTCGGAGGCTTATGGGAAGATGTTAACCATTTTTATCCCTCTTCTTGTGGATGAG AGTTCTTTTTTTGCACATTTCATGTGCTTTGAAGTTCCTGCCCTTGTGCCTCCTGGTGGTGTTAATGGTGGTAAAGCAGGATATGACGACGATGACGACGATTTGGGAATTATGGATATTGATGACAACGACAGTAAATCTG GGAAAAATTCTGCTGAGCTTGCAGCATTAAATGAATCACTTCAGGACTTGCTTGATGGAATTCAG GAAGATTTTTATGCTGTTGTGGACTGGGCATACAAAATTGACCCGTTGCGCTGCATATCAATGCATGGCATTACCGAGCGTTATCTTTCTGGACAGAAAGCTGATGCAGCAGGATTTGTCCGCCTTTTGCTTGGTGACTTGGAGTCAAGAATTTCCATGCAGTTCAATCGC TTTGTGGATGAAGCTTGTCACCagatagaaagaaatgaaagaaatgttAAGCAGATGGGTGTACTATCTTATATTCCGAG ATTTGCGACTCTTGCTACACGGATGGAGCAGTACATCCAGGGACAATCCAGGGATTTGGTTGATCAagcatatacaaaattt GTCAGTATAATGTTCGTTACTCTGGAAAAAATTGCTCAAACGGACCCAAAATATGcagacatttttcttttagaaaactaTGCAGCTTTCCAGAATAG TCTCTATGATCTAGCCAACGTTGTACCTACCCTAGCCAAATTCTATCACCAGGCAAGTGAAGCTTATGAGCAAGCTTGCACACGCCATATAAGTATGATCATATACTAT CAATTCGAACGGTTATTCCAATTTGCTCGAAGAATAGAAGACTTGCTTTACACCATCCCACCAGAAGAG GTTCCATTCCAACTTGGATTGTCCAAAATGGATCTTCGTAAAATGTTAAAATCGAGTTTGTCCGGA GTTGACAAATCCATTAGTGCTATGTATAAGAAGTTGCAAAAGAACTTAACATCAGAGGAACTACTTCCTTCCTTGTGGGATAAGTGCAAG AAGGAATTTCTGGACAAGTATGATAGTTTTGCACAACTCGTTGCTAAAATTTATCCGACAGAGACGTTTTTCTCTGTGACAGAAATGAGAGATCTTCTAGCTTCTATGTAA